Proteins encoded together in one Zonotrichia leucophrys gambelii isolate GWCS_2022_RI chromosome 1, RI_Zleu_2.0, whole genome shotgun sequence window:
- the DCBLD2 gene encoding discoidin, CUB and LCCL domain-containing protein 2 isoform X2 — MVGLITSKSNEITVQFMSGIHTSGRGFLAAYSTTGKLDLITCLDNASHFSDPEFNKYCPAGCVIPFADISGTIPHGYRDSSSLCMAGVHAGVVSNTLGGQINVVISKGIPYYEGSLANNVTSKAGPLSTSLFTFKTSGCYGTLGMESGVIPDSHITSSSILEWPNQTGQVNIWKPENARLKRIGPPWAAFISDEHQWLQIDLNKEKKITGIITTGSTLAEHFYYVSAYRILYSDDAQKWTAYREPGMGKDKIFQGNTELYQEVRNNFIPPIIARFFRINPLKWHQKIAMKVELLGCQFTIGRAPKITLPAPPQNKNDKNADFMDDFIHSVKTSLQTDKTTFTPEIKNTTVTPSVTKDVAFAAVLVPVLVMVFTTLILILVCAWHWRNRKKKTEDTYDLPYWNRAGWWKGVKQFFPIKSAEHEETPVCYSSSEISHLRPREVPTMLQTESTEYAQPLVGRIVGTLHQRSTFKPEEGKEASYADLDPYNSPIQEVYHTYAKPLPVTGPEYATPIIMDVSSHPSTPLGAPSVSTFKAAGNQAPPLVGMCNKLLFRTDSASSAQALYDIPKGQPGPGSADQLVYQVPQSMAHPTVSKDEQS, encoded by the exons ATGGTTGGTTTAATTACTTCAAAAAGTAATGAAATCACAGTACAGTTCATGAGTGGAATTCACACTTCTGGACGTGGATTTCTTGCAGCTTATTCAACCACTGGCAAATTAG actTAATTACCTGTTTAGACAATGCAAGTCACTTTTCCGACCCAGAATTCAA TAAGTACTGTCCAGCTGGATGTGTGATTCCTTTTGCTGATATTTCAGGCACTATTCCTCATGGATACAGAGAT TCGTCATCACTTTGTATGGCCGGTGTTCACGCAGGTGTCGTGTCAAATACTCTGGGTGGTCAAATTAATGTTGTAATCAGCAAGGGCATTCCATACTATGAAGGCTCCTTGGCTAACAATGTCACCTCAAAAGC gGGACCCTTGTCTACAAGTCTCTTCACCTTTAAGACAAGTG GTTGCtatgggacactggggatggagTCTGGGGTGATTCCTGATTCCCATATCACATCATCATCAATTCTCGAGTGGCCTAACCAAACAGGACAAGTAAACATTTGGAAACCTGAAAATGCCAGACTAAAAAGGATTGGACCTCCTTGGGCTGCTTTTATCAGTGATGAACATCAGTGGTTGCAGATTGActtgaataaagaaaagaaaataacag GTATTATAACTACTGGATCAACTTTAGCAGAGCACTTCTATTATGTCTCAGCCTACAGAATTTTATATAGTGATGATGCACAGAAATGGACAGCATACAGAGAACCTGGCATGGGTAAAGATAAG ATATTTCAAGGGAATACTGAATTGTACCAGGAAGTTCGCAATAATTTCATTCCACCTATAATTGCACGTTTTTTTAGGATTAACCCCTTAAAATGGCACCAGAAAATTGCAATGAAAGTAGAATTGCTAGGATGTCAGTTTACTATAG GTCGTGCTCCTAAAATCACTTTGCCAGCACCACCTCAGAACAAGAATGATAAGAATGCTGACTTCATGGATGACTTCATTCATTCAGTGAAGACTTCGCTGCAGACAGATAAAACAACTTTCAcaccagaaataaaaaacactACAGTGACTCCAAGTGTAACCAAAG ATGTGGCATTTGCAGCAGTTCTGGTTCCAGTGCTGGTGATGGTCTTCACTACCCTGATTCTTATCTTAGTTTGTGCGTGGCATTGGAGAAACCG caagaaaaaaactgaGGACACATATGATCTACCTTACTGGAATCGCGCAG GATGGTGGAAAGGGGTGAAGCAGTTTTTCCCGATCAAATCAGCAGAACATGAAGAAACTCCTGTATGctacagcagcagtgaaatcaGTCACCTAAGACCAAGAGAAGTCCCAACAATGTTGCAAACAGAGTCTACAG AATATGCTCAGCCTCTGGTAGGGAGAATTGTGGGCACACTTCACCAGAGATCAACCTTCAAaccagaggaaggaaaagaagccaGTTATGCTGACTTGGACCCTTACAATTCCCCCATCCAAGAAGTTTACCACACCTATGCCAAGCCACTGCCTGTAACCGGACCTGAGTATGCAACTCCAATAATCATGGACGTGTCCAGCCATCCCAGCACCCCTCTCGGCGCTCCTTCCGTTTCCACCTTCAAAGCTGCTGGAAATCAAGCTCCTCCACTGGTTGGAATGTGCAATAAACTGTTATTCAGGACAGACAGTGCAtcctcagcacaggcactgtACGATATACCAAAGGGGCAGCCAGGGCCTGGCAGTGCCGACCAGCTTGTGTACCAGGTGCCACAGAGCATGGCCCATCCCACTGTGAGTAAGGATGAACAAAGTTAG
- the DCBLD2 gene encoding discoidin, CUB and LCCL domain-containing protein 2 isoform X1, translated as MVSPGRPLPAGTRRAASLLRPSLLLLLLLLGTEAQKGDGCGHTVLGPESGTLASINYPQTSPNSTVCEWEIRVKPGQRVQLKFGDFDIDDSDSCHSSYLRVHNGIGPNRTEIGKYCGFGFQMVGLITSKSNEITVQFMSGIHTSGRGFLAAYSTTGKLDLITCLDNASHFSDPEFNKYCPAGCVIPFADISGTIPHGYRDSSSLCMAGVHAGVVSNTLGGQINVVISKGIPYYEGSLANNVTSKAGPLSTSLFTFKTSGCYGTLGMESGVIPDSHITSSSILEWPNQTGQVNIWKPENARLKRIGPPWAAFISDEHQWLQIDLNKEKKITGIITTGSTLAEHFYYVSAYRILYSDDAQKWTAYREPGMGKDKIFQGNTELYQEVRNNFIPPIIARFFRINPLKWHQKIAMKVELLGCQFTIGRAPKITLPAPPQNKNDKNADFMDDFIHSVKTSLQTDKTTFTPEIKNTTVTPSVTKDVAFAAVLVPVLVMVFTTLILILVCAWHWRNRKKKTEDTYDLPYWNRAGWWKGVKQFFPIKSAEHEETPVCYSSSEISHLRPREVPTMLQTESTEYAQPLVGRIVGTLHQRSTFKPEEGKEASYADLDPYNSPIQEVYHTYAKPLPVTGPEYATPIIMDVSSHPSTPLGAPSVSTFKAAGNQAPPLVGMCNKLLFRTDSASSAQALYDIPKGQPGPGSADQLVYQVPQSMAHPTVSKDEQS; from the exons GTGATGGGTGTGGACATACTGTGCTGGGCCCTGAGAGCGGGACCCTGGCCTCCATAAACTACCCCCAGACCTCTCCCAATAGCACTGTGTGTGAGTGGGAAATCCGTGTGAAGCCTGGGCAGCGAGTTCAGCTCAAGTTTGGTGATTTTGATATTGATGACTCCGATTCCTGTCATTCCAGTTACCTGAGAGTTCATAATGGCATTGGCCCCAACAGGACAGAAATAG GAAAATACTGTGGATTTGGCTTTCAAATGGTTGGTTTAATTACTTCAAAAAGTAATGAAATCACAGTACAGTTCATGAGTGGAATTCACACTTCTGGACGTGGATTTCTTGCAGCTTATTCAACCACTGGCAAATTAG actTAATTACCTGTTTAGACAATGCAAGTCACTTTTCCGACCCAGAATTCAA TAAGTACTGTCCAGCTGGATGTGTGATTCCTTTTGCTGATATTTCAGGCACTATTCCTCATGGATACAGAGAT TCGTCATCACTTTGTATGGCCGGTGTTCACGCAGGTGTCGTGTCAAATACTCTGGGTGGTCAAATTAATGTTGTAATCAGCAAGGGCATTCCATACTATGAAGGCTCCTTGGCTAACAATGTCACCTCAAAAGC gGGACCCTTGTCTACAAGTCTCTTCACCTTTAAGACAAGTG GTTGCtatgggacactggggatggagTCTGGGGTGATTCCTGATTCCCATATCACATCATCATCAATTCTCGAGTGGCCTAACCAAACAGGACAAGTAAACATTTGGAAACCTGAAAATGCCAGACTAAAAAGGATTGGACCTCCTTGGGCTGCTTTTATCAGTGATGAACATCAGTGGTTGCAGATTGActtgaataaagaaaagaaaataacag GTATTATAACTACTGGATCAACTTTAGCAGAGCACTTCTATTATGTCTCAGCCTACAGAATTTTATATAGTGATGATGCACAGAAATGGACAGCATACAGAGAACCTGGCATGGGTAAAGATAAG ATATTTCAAGGGAATACTGAATTGTACCAGGAAGTTCGCAATAATTTCATTCCACCTATAATTGCACGTTTTTTTAGGATTAACCCCTTAAAATGGCACCAGAAAATTGCAATGAAAGTAGAATTGCTAGGATGTCAGTTTACTATAG GTCGTGCTCCTAAAATCACTTTGCCAGCACCACCTCAGAACAAGAATGATAAGAATGCTGACTTCATGGATGACTTCATTCATTCAGTGAAGACTTCGCTGCAGACAGATAAAACAACTTTCAcaccagaaataaaaaacactACAGTGACTCCAAGTGTAACCAAAG ATGTGGCATTTGCAGCAGTTCTGGTTCCAGTGCTGGTGATGGTCTTCACTACCCTGATTCTTATCTTAGTTTGTGCGTGGCATTGGAGAAACCG caagaaaaaaactgaGGACACATATGATCTACCTTACTGGAATCGCGCAG GATGGTGGAAAGGGGTGAAGCAGTTTTTCCCGATCAAATCAGCAGAACATGAAGAAACTCCTGTATGctacagcagcagtgaaatcaGTCACCTAAGACCAAGAGAAGTCCCAACAATGTTGCAAACAGAGTCTACAG AATATGCTCAGCCTCTGGTAGGGAGAATTGTGGGCACACTTCACCAGAGATCAACCTTCAAaccagaggaaggaaaagaagccaGTTATGCTGACTTGGACCCTTACAATTCCCCCATCCAAGAAGTTTACCACACCTATGCCAAGCCACTGCCTGTAACCGGACCTGAGTATGCAACTCCAATAATCATGGACGTGTCCAGCCATCCCAGCACCCCTCTCGGCGCTCCTTCCGTTTCCACCTTCAAAGCTGCTGGAAATCAAGCTCCTCCACTGGTTGGAATGTGCAATAAACTGTTATTCAGGACAGACAGTGCAtcctcagcacaggcactgtACGATATACCAAAGGGGCAGCCAGGGCCTGGCAGTGCCGACCAGCTTGTGTACCAGGTGCCACAGAGCATGGCCCATCCCACTGTGAGTAAGGATGAACAAAGTTAG